A single Streptomyces sp. Edi2 DNA region contains:
- a CDS encoding helix-turn-helix transcriptional regulator: MDASHAPPADGLPAVVAAIDELLRDLGLGRDVIDIDHLSHRTGITVPRVQALLDHAGQESESVQDSFQDRLVFLRDTRRKPDGKRYTLDEIGAGAGISHGQVGYLLNGKRKSPGLDVTRKLEKFFDVEPGFFTATERQALYRALQSTHEQLTHLALLRGKGIDRLAMRSGTCGDSKIDRELREALSEALSRPEREDPEVRELTDRMCSLPTRSRRRVFPLIQGLLGLARPESDDGPSPGRRGS; this comes from the coding sequence ATGGATGCCTCCCACGCGCCCCCGGCGGATGGTCTCCCCGCCGTCGTCGCAGCGATTGACGAACTTCTCCGGGACCTGGGCCTCGGACGCGACGTCATCGACATCGACCACCTCTCGCACCGGACGGGCATCACGGTCCCCCGCGTCCAGGCGCTGCTCGATCACGCCGGCCAGGAATCCGAGAGCGTGCAGGACTCCTTCCAGGACCGCCTCGTCTTCCTGCGGGACACCCGTCGCAAGCCCGACGGGAAGAGGTACACGCTCGACGAGATCGGTGCGGGGGCCGGCATCTCCCACGGCCAGGTCGGCTACCTCCTGAACGGAAAGCGGAAGAGCCCCGGGCTGGATGTCACCCGGAAGCTGGAGAAGTTCTTCGATGTCGAGCCCGGCTTCTTCACCGCCACCGAGCGTCAGGCGCTGTACCGGGCCCTGCAGTCGACGCACGAGCAGCTGACCCATCTCGCGCTGCTCCGGGGCAAGGGCATCGACCGGCTGGCGATGCGCAGCGGCACCTGCGGCGACAGCAAAATCGACCGGGAGCTCCGGGAGGCGCTTTCCGAGGCCCTGAGCCGGCCGGAGCGCGAGGACCCCGAAGTGCGGGAGCTGACGGATCGTATGTGCTCCCTCCCCACCAGGAGCAGAAGGCGGGTCTTTCCGCTGATTCAGGGGTTGTTGGGGCTGGCGCGGCCCGAGAGTGACGACGGTCCGTCGCCCGGCCGGCGCGGCAGCTGA
- a CDS encoding squalene/phytoene synthase family protein: MATWPKTLDRAGITDPSLRRDYSEQRRLVARFARAEYTAVRLLLPAELVPDVIAATAFMHHSDNLIDQGPVGERIAALDGWEGRVRAALKSGEADEPLLRTLLDTIARHPRLRQYVEDFLAGAPLEVQTQGFASESEFQHYIDGYSLPAFMLIACLLDAEAPADAYLAGCRSFIEASQRLDFLNDLAEDLGDGRLGLPEELLIRHGLTRADLTRTGPARKGGAPSGFRGLVGDQARQIRTGLTASYGLVNLVHARSRPFVRALINIQGLTLRAVTRKETALLDGPAQPDVAAALRLLGREYLAARRRRDARPAVGSASPGAAGRS; encoded by the coding sequence ATGGCCACGTGGCCGAAGACGCTCGACCGGGCAGGGATCACGGACCCGTCGCTGCGTCGCGACTACAGCGAGCAGCGCCGGCTGGTGGCCCGATTCGCCCGCGCCGAGTACACCGCCGTGCGCCTGCTGCTTCCCGCCGAGCTCGTGCCCGACGTCATCGCCGCGACCGCGTTCATGCACCACAGCGACAACCTCATCGACCAGGGACCGGTCGGCGAGCGGATCGCTGCGCTCGACGGCTGGGAGGGCAGGGTGCGCGCCGCCCTCAAGAGCGGCGAAGCCGACGAGCCCTTGTTGCGCACGCTCCTGGACACCATCGCCAGGCATCCCCGGCTCCGGCAGTACGTCGAAGACTTCCTCGCCGGCGCGCCCCTGGAGGTGCAGACGCAGGGCTTTGCCTCGGAGAGCGAATTCCAGCACTACATCGACGGCTATTCGCTGCCCGCCTTCATGCTCATCGCCTGCCTGCTCGACGCGGAGGCGCCCGCGGACGCGTACCTGGCCGGCTGCCGGAGCTTCATCGAGGCGAGTCAGCGTCTCGACTTCCTGAACGACCTCGCCGAGGACCTGGGCGACGGACGCCTGGGCCTCCCGGAAGAACTCCTCATCCGGCACGGCCTGACCCGCGCCGACCTGACCCGCACGGGCCCGGCCCGCAAGGGCGGCGCCCCCTCGGGCTTCCGGGGCCTGGTCGGTGACCAGGCACGGCAGATCCGTACGGGACTGACCGCGTCCTACGGACTCGTGAACCTGGTGCACGCCCGAAGCCGCCCGTTCGTCCGCGCCCTGATCAACATCCAGGGCCTGACCTTGCGAGCGGTGACAAGGAAGGAAACCGCACTGCTCGACGGGCCCGCCCAGCCGGACGTAGCCGCGGCGCTCCGCCTTCTCGGCCGCGAATACCTGGCAGCGCGTCGCCGTCGTGACGCGCGTCCGGCAGTCGGCAGCGCCTCACCGGGAGCGGCCGGCAGGAGCTGA